A part of Rhinatrema bivittatum chromosome 16, aRhiBiv1.1, whole genome shotgun sequence genomic DNA contains:
- the LOC115077695 gene encoding olfactory receptor 1C1-like: MAVLGNLLVIATVCGNRHLHTPMYFFLLNLSALDISSVMVTVPKLLAILLTQSNTISFRACIIQLYCYLACVEIEFTLLTAMAYDRYVAICNPLRYSMIMNKRVCALLAAVSWVTGFIDVLPHTIIISHFSFCDSNVINHFFCDLTALLKISCTDTAVTLNMTFVVAVFAVFTPFLLTLTSYVFIISSILKIQSTEGKSKAFSTCSSHLTVIILLYGTIIGVYIHPESGDSIRSSKLPTAVYIIMLPLLNPLIYSLRSKELNMALKKAITRNSMFQPLNPFR, encoded by the coding sequence ATGGCTGTGCTGGGGAACCTCCTTGTTATCGCTACAGTATGTGGCAATCgacacctgcacacccccatgtatttcttcctgCTCAACTTATCTGCCTTAGACATCTCATCTGTGATGGTCACTGTGCCAAAATTACTGGCAATCCTCCTGACACAGAGTAATACCATCTCTTTCCGTGCATGTATTATACAGTTGTATTGTTACTTGGCCTGCGTTGAGATAGAATTTACACTTCTCACTGCCATGGCCTATGATCGTTATGTCGCAATATGCAATCCCCTGCGTTATAGCATGATCATgaataagagggtctgtgctcttctGGCAGCTGTCTCATGGGTAACAGGTTTCATTGACGTATTGCCACACACTATCATTATATCTCACTTTTCATTCTGTGACTCCAACGTAATCAATCATTTTTTTTGTGACCTCACAGCGTTGCTGAAAATTTCCTGTACAGACACTGCAGTCACTCTAAATATGACATTTGTAGTAGCCGTGTTTGCAGTTTTCACCCCATTTCTCCTAACTCTGACATCCTACGTGTTTATCATCTCctctatcctgaaaatccaatctacagaggggaaaagcaaggccttctccacctgctcctcccacctcacggtCATCATTCTCTTGTATGGGACTATCATAGGAGTCTATATACATCCTGAGTCAGGGGACTCCATCAGATCAAGCAAGCTGCCAACCGCTGTGTATATAATCATGCTCCCACTGttaaatcccctgatttacagcTTGAGAAGTAAAGAGTTAAATATGGCCTTGAAAAAGGCCATCACCAGAAATTCAATGTTTCAGCCACTAAACCCTTTTAGGTGA
- the LOC115078647 gene encoding pinin-like, with protein sequence MGTLQKFKQESTVATEKQKRRQEIELKLEVQAEEEKKQVENERRELFEERRAKQTELRLLEQKVELAQLQDEWNDIMLN encoded by the exons ATGGGTACACTTCAAAAATTTAAACAAGAATCTACAGTGGCTACAGAAAAG CAAAAGAGACGGCAAGAAATTGAATTGAAACTTGAAGTTCAagcagaagaagagaaaaaacagGTTGAAAATGAGAGGCGAGAACTGTTTGAAGAGAGGCGTGCAAAACAAACAGAACTGCGACTTTTGGAACAGAAGGTTGAACTTGCACAGCTG CAAGATGAATGGAATGACATAATGTTAAATTAA